The sequence CGAGTACTATCTGCTGGAGAATCGAAGACAAACTAAGTGGGATTATGGTATTCCTGGCAATGGCTTAGCAATTTTTCATGTAGATTACGATCAGGAAAGGTGGCATTTAAATGAAGTAAATATCGCTGATACCCTTTTCCGTTACGATTTGTTCCATGCGGATGGTAAGGATTACCTGACTTGGGATCCCAAGAATAATGGCAAGGATTTGGGAAAATATACGATGGACGACTGGTTGCGTAACAGGTACCTGAGTACCTCGACTTATCCTTATACCAATCCCGAAACGCAGTTGATAAACGATGTGCTGAATGATAGCAGTACACCTGCATCTACCGTGCATAATAAGAATGTTGAAGGTGCCCTGCTGATGTCGAAGGCTATTACCAATATCCGTATTGCTGATGATGGTACGGTATCATTCGACTTTATGAAGGGCACATCGGGTATCCAGCCGATTATCGAGGTAACGGATACTGATAATCGTTGGTACGACCTGCAAGGGCGCCAGCTACAAGGCGAACCACGCCATAAAGGAGTTTATATACATAATAGAAAAAAGGTTGCCCGATAACTCGAGCAACCCTTTTTTTAGTTTCTAAAAATCAGTCCTTCGCCGTATTCATCGATGATGATAGGTTTGGTGCGATCCACCTCATCCGACAGGATCTTCTTCGACAGGTCGTTGAGCACGAACTGCTGGATGGCACGCTTTACAGGACGAGCACCATAGTCGGGATCGTAACCCTGCTCGGCCAGATAGTCGATGGCCTGTGGTGTACACTCTAAGGTGATGCCCTGAGGTGCCAGCATATCGGTAACCTTCTTCATCTGCAACTTCACTACGTCGGCAATCTGTTCCTTGGTAAGAGGTGTAAAGGTGATAATCTCATCAATACGGTTCAGGAACTCTGGGCGCATAGTGGCTCTGAGTTGCTCACGGGTGGCGTTCGAGGTCATGATAATGATGGTGTTCTTGAAGTTGGCGGTACGTCCCTTGTTGTCCGTCAAACGTCCATCGTCCAGCACCTGCAACAGAATGTTGAACACATCCGGATGGGCCTTCTCAATCTCATCGAACAGCACTACCGAGTAAGGCTTGCGGCGCACGGCCTCGGTCAGTTGTCCACCCTCGTCGTAGCCTACGTATCCTGGAGGCGCACCAATCAGTCGGCTCACGCTGTATTTCTCCTGATACTCGCTCATGTCGATACGCGTCATCATGGTCTCGTCGTTAAACAGATAGTCGGCCAGGGTTTTGGCAAGCTCTGTTTTACCTACACCTGTGGTACCAAGGAAGATGAAGCTGGCGATAGGACGCTTGGGATCCTGCAAGCCAGCACGACTACGGCGCACAGCATCAGATACGGCAATGATGGCTTCGTCCTGACCAATCACACGCTTGTGCAACTCATTCTCTAAGTGCAACAGCTTTTCGCGCTCGCTCTGCATCATCTTGGTTACGGGGATACCTGTCCAGCGGCTTACTACCTCGGCGATGTCATCGGCGGTAACCTCTTCGCGAACCAGAGAGTTATCGCCTTGGGCATTGGCCAGCTGACTCTGGATATGTGCAATGTCGTCCTCAAGTGCTTTCAGTTTCGAGTAGCGTATCTCGGCTACCTTGCCGTAGTCGCCCTCGCGCTCGGCACGTTCTGCCTCCAGCTTCAGGTTCTCAATATCCTGCTTGTCCTGTTGGATTTTGTTGATGAGTTGGCGCTCGCCTTCCCACTTGGCACGGAACTGGGTTTCCTGTTCCTTCAGTTCGGCGATGTCCTTATCCAACTGTGCTATCTTCTGGGTGTCGCCCTCTCTTTTGATAGCCTCACGCTCGATTTCGAGCTGAGCCAGTCGGCGGGTAATCTCATCCAACTCCTCAGGTACCGAGTCGCGCTCCATGCGCAGTTTTGCTGCGGCCTCGTCCATCAGGTCGATGGCCTTGTCGGGGAGGAATCTTTCAGAGATATAGCGCTCTGAGAGTTGCACGGCAGCGATACAGGCATCGTCCTGGATACGTACCTTGTGGTGGTTCTCGTAACGTTCCTTCAAGCCTCGCAGAATGCTGATAGCACTCAGTTCATCGGGCTCATCTACCATCACGGTCTGGAATCGGCGCTCCAGGGCCTTATCCTTCTCAAAGTATTTCTGATACTCGTTCAGCGTGGTGGCACCTATGGCACGCAGTTCACCACGTGCCAGGGCAGGTTTCAGAATGTTGGCTGCATCCATGGCGCCCTCGCCACCACCTGCACCTACCAAGGTGTGGATCTCGTCGATAAACAGGATGATGCGGCCCTCGGCCTTGGTCACCTCGTTGATCACACTCTTCAGGCGCTCCTCAAACTCACCTTTGTACTTGGCACCTGCTACCAGTGCACCCATATCCAGCGAGTAGAGTTGCTTGTCCTTCAGGTTCTCGGGCACATCGCCACGCACAATACGACCAGCCAGTCCCTCAACGATGGCTGTTTTACCTGTACCAGGTTCACCTATTAATATAGGGTTGTTCTTGGTGCGGCGACTCAGAATCTGCAGTACACGACGAATCTCATCGTCGCGACCAATCACTGGGTCCAGCTTGCCTTGGCGGGCCAAATCCACCAGGTTCTTGGCATATTTCTCCAAGCTCTGGTAGTTATCATCGGCACTCTGCGATTGCACCTTCTGTCCCTGGCGCAGCTCCTGGATAGCCGCCTGCATATCCTTCTCGGTACAGCCGGCATCCTTCATGATGCGCGAGGCAGTAGAATTAACTTTCAGCAGGGCGAGTAGGATAGGTTCTACCGATACAAACTCGTCGCCACCTTTCTGGGCTACCTCTTGCGCGCGCACGAGTACATTATTACTATCACTGGAGAGATAAGGCTGACCAGCACCCTGTACTTTGGGCAGATGCTGTATCTCCTGATCTACCAGTAACTCTATCTGCTGGGCATTTACACCCAACTTCTGGAAGATGAAGGTGGTTACATCCTTCGCCTTCTCTATCACACCTTTCAGTATGTGTACAGGTTCTATCACCTGCTGACCATTCATCTGGGCCGCGTTCACCGCCTGCTGAATGGCCTCTTGTGCTTTAATTGTAAACTTGTCGAATGTCATAATATGCTCCTTTCTGTTTTAATGTTTAATCTTTAATGTTTAATGTTCAAAGCTTATGCCTAAGGCTTTTTGTCTGACAAAATGGCATTGATGTATGTCTGTTTGTCGTAGTGCTTCTGAAAATCCATATAAATGTGGATTGCTCAAGTTGCAAAAATTGCGTACCTTTGCAGCGCAATTAAGAACATAAGTTGTAAAATTGATGAATAAGAAGATTGTTTTCGTGCTTTTGGCACTGGGTGGTCAGCTTTCGGTAATGGCCACTCCTCTTAGAAACTTGGATACTGAGGAGCTCAGCGATTCAAGTAAGGTTATCGACCTTGACGAGGTTGTGGTGGTATCGCAACCCAAGGAGCAGGTGCGCCTGCGCCTTCAGCCAGTTAGTAGTAATGTGTTTGGTAGTGAGCAGTTGCAGCAGTTGCATGTTCACGATTTGAGTCAGCTTTCGCAGTATGTGCCATCGTTTGTGATGCCATCGTATGGTTCGCGCCTCACCTCGTCGATGTATGTGCGTGGTATTGGTTCGCGTATCAACAATCCTGCAGTGGGTGTGTATTACGATAACATCCCCCTGATGTCGAAGTCGGCTTTCAACAACCATTTCTATATGTTGGATCGTGTAGATGTGCTGCGTGGTCCTCAGGGTTCGCTCTATGGTCAGAATACCGAGGGTGGACTGGTACGTATCTATTCTAAGAACCCTATGAATTATCAGGGTACTGATATCCGTTTGGGTATCGGCACTGGCTTATATAGTAATGTAGAGGTGGCTCACTACCATCGTCCATCAGAGAAGTTGGCATTCAGCGTGGCTGGATTCTACAGCGGACTGAAAGGTTTTATTAATAATCAGAACTTCGACCAGAAGAACGACCTGACCAACGAGGCTGGTGGTAAGCTGCGCCTGATTTGGCAGCCTAACAAGCAACTGAAGTTCGACTGGACTGCTGATTACCAGTATGTAAACCAGAATGGTTTTGGTTATGGCGAGTTCCATCCGTTCGCTTATCTGCCAACACTATATAGCTCAACATTTATGCCTGCAGATGAAACAGTTCAGGATCCTGCAACCACCATCATGAACGGTTACAAGCGTAACATGTTTACCACAGGTTTGAACATTGGTTACGAGACAGAGAGCCTGCTCTTTACCTCAACCACCAGCTATCAGTACCTGAACGACCTGATGCTGATGGACCAGGACTATATGACAGGCGATTATCTGCAGCTTCGTCAGGCTCAGAAGATGAACGCCATCACTCAGGAGTTTGTGCTGCGTAGCAACAACAAGGGTCTGATTCGTCAGATATTCCCCAGTCGTTGGCAGCATGCTACAGGTTTGTTCGCTTCGTACCAGTGGCTTAACACCAATGCACCCGTGCTCTTTGGCGATGGCATCACAGGTCCTATCGGCAATGCGATTGCCAATGCCATGAAGAACTCTATGCTTCAGGGTATGATTGGTCGCTTTATGGGGCAGGGAATGAGTGCTGAGGCTGCTAGGGCTGCTGCTCAGGCTGCAGTAGATAAGATGGGCGTAACCATGACTGCCGAGATGGCTGTACCTGGTGAGTACAAAACTCCAACTTGGAACTTTGCTGCTTTCCACGAGAGTAACATCCTGTTGGGCGACAACTGGAAACTTACCCTTGGTTTGCGCTTTAATATAGATAAGGTGAAGATTGAGTACGATGCGCTGGCCTATATGAACATGACTGGTGGTACTGCTAATGCCACAGCTACCTATCACCTCACTTCGCATGTACAGGACAGTCGCTCTAAGAGCTACACCCAGCTATTGCCAAAGATTGGTCTTACCTATACCTTCGACGATTCAATTGGCAATATCTACGCATTGGTATCAAAGGGCTATCGCGCTGGTGGTTACAACTTCCAGATGTTTAGCGGTGTGCTGCAGACTGAGTTGAATGCGCATCAGCAGGACGCTATGCGTGGTGACTACGATGTGGAGCACACTGCTGCCGACTATGATGCTATCAACGAGACTATCGCATATAAGCCAGAGGAGAGCTGGAACTATGAGATTGGTACCCACCTGAATCTGTTTGGTGGTAGCACTCACTTCGATCTGGCTCTGTACTACATGCAGATTCGTAACCAGCAGTTGTCGATCATGGAGCCAAACAGCAACTATGGTCGTATCATGGTTAATGCTGGTAAGAGTCACTCATGCGGACTTGAGGCAACTCTGCGCGGAAAGGCTGCCGACAATGCTCTCGACTGGGCTGTAACCTATGCATACACAAATGCTAAGTTTGATGAGTACCAGCATACCGTAGGTGGTTCAACATCTCCAAATACGGATACATTCGCTGGTGATTACGATGGCAACTATGTGCCATTCGTTCCTCAGCACACTCTGAGCGCTATGGTCGACTGGCATATCGGCAAGTTCACCATTGGTGCCAATATGAATGGTCAGGGTAAGATCTGGTGGGACGAGGCTAACACCTACGCACAGAAGTTCTATGCTGTAGCTGGTGCTCATGCTGATTACGACTTCGGTCCAGTGCTGGTATCACTCTGGGGACGTAATCTCACCAACACGCACTACAATACGTTTGCCGTTGCATCGAGTGCTGTAGGTGGAACTCACTACTTTGCTCAGCGAGCAACACCTATCCAGGTTGGATTAGACGTTAACATCCACTTCTAAGCATAAAAAAACCTCGCCGATTGGCGAGGCTTTTTTTTGTGCTATATAAACCTTATACTTTATTAGCCTTGACCTACGGTCGAGCCTGCTTGCGTTCGGTAATCGATGCAAGCATCATTACGCTCACTGTTTCGCAGCCTTCTTACGCTGGTCGTGATCCAGAATCGTTTTGCGCATACGCATCGACTTTGGTGTTACCTCAACCAGCTCATCGCTCTTGATGTACTCCAGGCACTCCTCAAGACTCATTACGGTCTTTGGAATAATGCGAGCCTTATCATCGGTACCCGATGCACGTACGTTAGTAAGCTGCTTAGCCTTACATACGTTTACTACCAGGTCGTTATCGTGAACATGCTCACCAACTACCTGACCCATGTAAACATCCTCACCTGGATCGATGAAGAACTTACCACGGTCCTGCAGCTTATCGATGGCATAAGCAAAGGCGTTACCAGTATCCATCGAGATCATCGAACCATTTACGCGGCGCTCAATCTCGCCCTTGTATGGCTGATACTCCTTAAAGCGGTGGGCCATGATAGCC is a genomic window of Xylanibacter ruminicola 23 containing:
- a CDS encoding TonB-dependent receptor, whose protein sequence is MNKKIVFVLLALGGQLSVMATPLRNLDTEELSDSSKVIDLDEVVVVSQPKEQVRLRLQPVSSNVFGSEQLQQLHVHDLSQLSQYVPSFVMPSYGSRLTSSMYVRGIGSRINNPAVGVYYDNIPLMSKSAFNNHFYMLDRVDVLRGPQGSLYGQNTEGGLVRIYSKNPMNYQGTDIRLGIGTGLYSNVEVAHYHRPSEKLAFSVAGFYSGLKGFINNQNFDQKNDLTNEAGGKLRLIWQPNKQLKFDWTADYQYVNQNGFGYGEFHPFAYLPTLYSSTFMPADETVQDPATTIMNGYKRNMFTTGLNIGYETESLLFTSTTSYQYLNDLMLMDQDYMTGDYLQLRQAQKMNAITQEFVLRSNNKGLIRQIFPSRWQHATGLFASYQWLNTNAPVLFGDGITGPIGNAIANAMKNSMLQGMIGRFMGQGMSAEAARAAAQAAVDKMGVTMTAEMAVPGEYKTPTWNFAAFHESNILLGDNWKLTLGLRFNIDKVKIEYDALAYMNMTGGTANATATYHLTSHVQDSRSKSYTQLLPKIGLTYTFDDSIGNIYALVSKGYRAGGYNFQMFSGVLQTELNAHQQDAMRGDYDVEHTAADYDAINETIAYKPEESWNYEIGTHLNLFGGSTHFDLALYYMQIRNQQLSIMEPNSNYGRIMVNAGKSHSCGLEATLRGKAADNALDWAVTYAYTNAKFDEYQHTVGGSTSPNTDTFAGDYDGNYVPFVPQHTLSAMVDWHIGKFTIGANMNGQGKIWWDEANTYAQKFYAVAGAHADYDFGPVLVSLWGRNLTNTHYNTFAVASSAVGGTHYFAQRATPIQVGLDVNIHF
- the clpB gene encoding ATP-dependent chaperone ClpB; this encodes MTFDKFTIKAQEAIQQAVNAAQMNGQQVIEPVHILKGVIEKAKDVTTFIFQKLGVNAQQIELLVDQEIQHLPKVQGAGQPYLSSDSNNVLVRAQEVAQKGGDEFVSVEPILLALLKVNSTASRIMKDAGCTEKDMQAAIQELRQGQKVQSQSADDNYQSLEKYAKNLVDLARQGKLDPVIGRDDEIRRVLQILSRRTKNNPILIGEPGTGKTAIVEGLAGRIVRGDVPENLKDKQLYSLDMGALVAGAKYKGEFEERLKSVINEVTKAEGRIILFIDEIHTLVGAGGGEGAMDAANILKPALARGELRAIGATTLNEYQKYFEKDKALERRFQTVMVDEPDELSAISILRGLKERYENHHKVRIQDDACIAAVQLSERYISERFLPDKAIDLMDEAAAKLRMERDSVPEELDEITRRLAQLEIEREAIKREGDTQKIAQLDKDIAELKEQETQFRAKWEGERQLINKIQQDKQDIENLKLEAERAEREGDYGKVAEIRYSKLKALEDDIAHIQSQLANAQGDNSLVREEVTADDIAEVVSRWTGIPVTKMMQSEREKLLHLENELHKRVIGQDEAIIAVSDAVRRSRAGLQDPKRPIASFIFLGTTGVGKTELAKTLADYLFNDETMMTRIDMSEYQEKYSVSRLIGAPPGYVGYDEGGQLTEAVRRKPYSVVLFDEIEKAHPDVFNILLQVLDDGRLTDNKGRTANFKNTIIIMTSNATREQLRATMRPEFLNRIDEIITFTPLTKEQIADVVKLQMKKVTDMLAPQGITLECTPQAIDYLAEQGYDPDYGARPVKRAIQQFVLNDLSKKILSDEVDRTKPIIIDEYGEGLIFRN